The genomic interval AAATCCCTGGCCAAAATCAGGTCGACTTCCGGAAACGGGTTGGAATGAAGAACATCGTGATACTCAAATAGAATCTGTTTTTTTATCTCATCACTGAACTGCTTTCCGTTCTTTGTCTGCTGCATGAAGCTGTCAAGATATTCCGGAATCTCATTATCACTGAAAACAAGATTGGGCGCTGTGGAAATGCTCAACAGGTCGCTGTCATTCGCCCAGATTTTTATTACCGCTGCCGGGTTTCGTGCTTTCAGGGCAGCTGCCAGGGAGTATGTCTCGTAACCTTTTCCGCAGCCGGGGTTCCAGGCGGTCAAATTGCCCTTGCGATTTTCCGGGAGCAGGGCCACCAGAGCATCGGCATAATCTTTGTTCCATAAACGACCAGTATAGGGAGAAAAGAAATCCTCAAGAAATCCTTTAGCATCCTCCGGAGATTTCAACTGGGCCTTTTCGTCGCTGCCCCCGTGCCGGGACTTCCATTCTGCATAGCGTTCCCGAACCCATTCACGGTTTACCGAGCTAACAGTGAATCTGCTAAAAGTTTTCAAGGTATCCTGTAGAAAATCCAGTCCGAGGTCAGCACCCTCCGACAGCGCAGAAGAGACAGGCTGCGTGCTTTCGTCAGGATCTGAAGCCATCGGTATTCCCATGACCTCGACCCGGCTTTCATCATCGTCCTCTTCTGCATCACCAAGAATTTTCTCTACATCCAGAATGATATAGAGTTTCTTTTCGTTCTCAACGATTCCCTTAATGAATTTGATGTTAATGTCACCGAACAGGGGATGCGGCGGCTGTATTGAGGATGAGGTAATGCCCACAACCTTATCGATATTGTCTACAATAACCCCGATAAAATAGTTTTCCAGCCTCAGGATAATCATATCCTCCATGAGGCCATCGGCTTTGCTCGATGCAGGCAGGTGAAACATAACACGCAGATCAATAATTGAGATTATATCTCCACGGAGGTTGTACACTCCCCTGACATAGGGCGCGGTATTGGGTACGTAGGTAAAACGATCTGCCTTTGAGATCTCTTTTACCTTCATAATATCGATACCGTACTCTTTACCCGCTAAAGAAAAGGTAACCATCTTAAAATCGATCTGTTCTGCCGCTGCCCTTTTTTCCGTTCCTTTCTGCTGTTCCTGTAAGGTTTCCATTGTATCCCCAATATTATTAGCCAATGGTTGCTTCCCTCTTTTGACGGTCTGCCATTTCTTGCCTGAATCCCAGTTCAAGCAGTTGACTTACGTCAATTATCAACGAGACTGTACCGTCACCCAGGATTGTCGCTCCGGCAATACCCGGCGCATTGGTATAGGAATCCCTCAAGGGTTTTATAACCACATCTTCTTCGCCGATTAATGTATCGACCATTAAACCCATTTTCTTGTCGCCGCTGCCGACAATTACGACAAACTGATAATCCCGTTGTTCACTGGTCTGGATCTTAAAAAGCCGATTGAGACGCAACAGTGAAATAACATCTTCTCTGACGTTAAATACCTCGTAATTGTCTATCATCTTAATCTCGTCCGGTTTTATACGATGACTGTCAATAACCGAGGTGATCGGAATGGCGTAAATCTCTTCTCCAACCTGGACTAAAAGCCCCTGAATTATGGCCAGGGTCAAAGGAAGCTTGATTGTGAACTTTGTACCCATTCCCTTTTCAGACCACACGCTTACGTTTCCATTAAGCTTTTCAATCTGCTTCCGTACCACATCAAGTCCAACGCCGCGGCCGGATATATTGGTTACTGATTTCGCAGTAGAGAATCCGGGTTCAAAAATCAGGTTGTAGGCTTCGATATCCGAAAGGTTCTTGCTTGGATGAATAATACCCCGTTCTATTGCCTTGGAACGGACTGATTCAACATCAATTCCCTTACCGTCGTCATGGATTTCAATGACGATCATATTGCCTTCGTTCTTGGCACTCAGTAAAATATGACCTTCTTCCTCTTTTCCAGCAGCTTTCCGGTCGTCGATGCTTTCAATCCCGTGATCCACAGAGTTGCGTACGCAGTGGATCAGCGGATCCAGAAGATCTTCGATGACGGATTTGTCAAGCTCCGTATCCTCACCTTCAATAACCAGCTGAATCCTCTTGTTCAGTGATTTGGAGATATCTCTTACCAGACGAGGGAAACGGGAAAATATCTGAGAGATGGGGACCATCCGTATCTGCAGAACTCTTTCATGAAGATCACCGGTCAGTCGCCCAAGATTTTGAGAGGTCCCGCGAAACTTGTTAACAGCGGCTTTGAGTTTATCTTCGAAGGTTTCAAAAAGATTAGCCATATCAGCAAAACGATCATTCAGCTGGTTGCGGATATCTTTTTCAGTCACCCCATTATTGAGCTCTTCCGCCAGGTTTGGTACAAGATCCAGGATTTCTCTCATTCTCTCCCTGAACAGGTTTTCCGCAGCAGAGAGCTCCTCCTGGGTTTCCGTAAACTGGGTGGTAATCTGATTGAAGGTTGCCTTGTTAATGACCGCTTCTGAAACAAGATTCAGCAGGTTATCTATTCTGGCGCTGTCGACCCTGAGAACAGACCCGAGCTTTTTCCCTTTCCGGGCAGCCTGCGGCTCAGCTGTTCCAGCCAGATCTCCAGAGAGGGATTCAGGCTCCTTCTCAGCGGTTTTGTTCGGTGCTGACGGCTGGGCGGCTGCAGCAGAAGGGGCAGACTGCTTTTTAGGTTTCGCCTTTGCTTTTGGTTTATCCTTCGCGGCGCCGGTGCTAAGCTCCGAAAGGGAGACTTCCTTTACAACATCCGGAATATCTACCCGTACCTGCAGAGATTCTGGCGTTTCTTCCGTAGCAACATAATAGATTACCCGCGGGTGAAACTGGTCCTCGTAGAGTTCTTCAAAATCCGGTACAGTCTTTAATACTGTTCCTGCTGCCTTGATGGCCGCATACAGCTGTATTCCCCCCACAGTATTCATGGGGTTTTCTTCGTCGAAGTAGACAGCGACCTCGTAAACCTTTTCTCCCGGACGCACAGCATCCTGGAGTTCAAGTATCTCGTACTCCGAAAGCTCGGATCCGCCCTCGGCCTCCCTGAACACGCTGGCAACAGATGCTGCCCCGGCCGGTTTCTTCATTTCAGGTTCAGCGGCCGGAGCAGGAGATTCCTGGGTACTGAAGCTTTTCAGCCGGCGGCGGGTCTCTTCAGTGTCGCCGTTGTATTCTTCTCCCCCGGACCGGGCATCGAGTATACCCTTGATAATATCGATGGATGACAGAAGCACATCGATAAGATCTTCGCTTACTTGAACGGAACCGTTCCGTATCTCGTCTAGCAGGTCTTCCACAAGATGGGTAAAGCTGGCCAGATCATTCATCTGGACCGTAGCCGCTCCTCCCTTAAGGGTATGGGCAGCACGAAAGATCTCGTCTACCGCATCTTTGTTTGTGGGATCGTTCTCGAGAACCAGAATATTCTGCTCGAGAACCTCTACCTGCATGTTGGCTTCCATGAAGAAATCTTTTAAAAGCTCTTCGTTATTCGGATCAAGGTAGTCGCTCATCTTGGAATTAATCTTTATATATATAATGCGTTAAGTCAAGCACGATTTTGAGATATTTGACTTACTGAAACAGCATTCATTCATTCTTTCCGATACACAACTACAGTCTTTCTGCCGGATAAACGATAATATAAACAGGCCAAGATTGAGTTCCCCGGCCAAGCGGGTATAGAATTGATGATTATGGGGTAATCCGATGCGAAAATGGTATTTTTTCTGGGCTTTCTTATATCTGTTCCTGCTGTTTCCCCTGGGAAACCTGTATGCAGCGGACCTCACTGTATCGACGATGGAACTGATCACAACAGGCTCTGTCGATGACGACACCTTCGTTCTGGATACCTTTGGAGAGATCGACATAGATATTCAGGGAGGATATAAACTTGGAGGGGCCGTAAGCCTCGGTATTGAGAGCGATAACATCGGGCCGCCCAGGAAAACTCTGGAGAACGGAGATACGGATCAGGATATTATCACCTACCTGAATAGCACGTCCTATATTTTCCTTAAATCTGCCAGAGTAACCGTCCGGGATGCATTCTACAGCCCGATCAACGTGTCCTACTTTACCGGAGAAATTGATACCTTCGGTGACGGTGACATCTTTCCAAAGTATTTTGGCACCAACCGCGTTGCCTCACTTTTTCGGGGACGGTTTTATTTTCCCGAATCCGTAGTCTACGACGGCTTGTACGCAGTAAACGGAACGGGAATACAGGTGGAAACAGATTTTGGACGCCCCTGGAACCTTTTTTCCGTGTATTCCTATCAGGATAATTACCTGGGACCAGGACATTTTACCAGTGATCTGCGCTGGACGGTGGACAAGGAGTACGTTAAACTCGACGCTTTCGCCGGCAGCAGTTTTCCCTATGGAGAGTACGGCTTGTACCACGGCGGAATTTTAGTCGGTCTAACTGCCAGCGAAAAAGGCGAGTTCTTTGCCCAGGTTGGAGTCCCAAGGCTTTCTCCAGGAGATAACGACATGGACATTGGACTCTTCTATTTTCTCTTTGAACCCCGGATCCATTTTAACCGGGGAAGCCTTATTTTTACCTTCTTTTCTCATCCCAGCTATTACAAGGAGTATGTTCTTTCAGGAACCAGCGAAACCGGAGAGATGCATACCAATATAAACCTTCAGTTTGGGAAACCGGAGATCAGCCCATTTGCAGGCGGGATTGAAGGTACCATCCATTACAATGATGATTCCGACATTGACGGTGTGATCAGTCCGTACCTCAGTTTTATTACCTCCGGAGCAGTATGGAACCTTAAATTCAGCTGGGTTGCTACGGAGCTTAATGATGTATCACAAATGTTTTATGCCTTTGTTGGCGTACGCGCGGAGTTCTAGATGAAAAAGATAATTTGTATAAGCTTTCTCCTGATCATTGCAGCATCCCTGTCTGCTTTGGAAATCGGTGCTTCTTTTAACGCAGGCAGTTTAAACCTGTCTCCTGACAGGAAAATAAATGACACTTCTATCAGCGGAACCGATTACCTGTACGGCGTGTCAGTCTTTGCCAGTTCCCCGGTTGCTGATAATCTGAAACTCGAGACAGGCCTGTATTATGACCCTGTTCTGCGTTATTCAATTTCCGCCTTGCTTAATTACCGCAGCGACTATTTTCAGTTAAAAGCCGGTCCGTTTTTTGGATTCCTCAATGATTGGGACACAATACTGAAACCGGGCATTTCAACGGAAGTACTGGTAGATATACCGGGAACCGTTTTTGCCCGTCTAAGGGCCGATTCCAGTATAGGCGGAAGGATTGTTCGGGAGGGTGACTACCTGCAGGAAAAAAGCATTCTTGGGGTGGGATTCTACATTCCCAACGCAATATGTGAGGTTTCCCTGACAAATAAAACCTATACCGAGAAGATCTCATCAGGAGAAAGGGAAAACCATTTTCGGCAGTATGCCTTCAGTACCGATATCTATCAGAAGAACAGACCCTACCGGGTAAAGCTTACCTTTGCCTACCAGACACGTACTCTCTCGTTTATTGAAGCCACTACCACCGAACATGTTCTTAATTCCCTTGTGCTTGGTACCCGTCTTGATGTTAAAACATCGGATAGGCTTGATGTCTTCTTTGACCTGGAAAGTAATGTCTACTCCTTTGGAGAAGCAGACGATACCTTTATAGACCTGGCGGACTCAGGTATTGGTGTTTACCTCTTTACCCTGAGCGCTGGATTCCGCTTTTCTATCGACAACTGATTATGCCGACACAAATAAATGACCCCTCAAGTCTCCTTGAGGGGTCGGTCTCTGTTAGCTACTGATTAGAACCGTGGCAGGGAGGTTCTTATTATTCAGTCTCAGCAGGTTCCTGATGCATCTTCTGGGCTTCCAGGTAACGCAGTACCTGAATATTGCCAAGGCGTTCGAACTCAGCCGTACGGCGAGCTTCTTCACGCTGTTCAAGAATACCCCAGATCTCCTCGTCGTTCACATCGGACTCCAAAGAGAGGACTGCAAGGTCATAGACCATACTGACATCTTTGACATAGGTCACAAAATCGCCGCCTTCATGCATTGCATCACGGAACACAAGGATACCGATCAACTTGAAATTCGGGGCAGTCTTGGGATAGAGGGGGAACTTTATGATCTCTCTGTTCCGTACCTCTTCGATGTAGTTGGGGTTCTGCCATGTCAGGGTCTTCCAACCATCAAACTCGAGATTGTTCATGATGATTGTCTGTTCCATGTTGTTCTGGTCTTTCAGAATCAGGCCTATCCGGTGCGGATAGTTCTTACCTAGAACATTCATGGAGATGCTTTTGATAACACCAACATTCTTCAAAACACCATAGCCGTCAAACTTGTCTGGTTCTTCCGGGGTATAGTATGCCGGAATTTCAAAGGGAGGCTTAACCACTGCGTAGGAGTTATAGGACTCCAGGGGAAAATGCACCCTTATACCCATGATTGTTTCACCAGCGTAGCGACGAGCAGTATCCTTGACAGGGGCTTCCCTGGTCATGGAGTAACGCTGATTCGCAACTGTCCGGGAAGAACTGGAAAGCTGAACATCCCAGTTGGTGATGGCAAGAGAGGTTTTCATTCTCTCTTTCTCTTCGTCGGAAAAACTGGTACCGGCCTTGTCGCTGAAATCAACCATTGTCACTTCGTTTTCACCGGTCTCGGTGTCTGCTGTCAGAGATGTAAAATCTATTAATACATTTTCCTCCGCAGAGATCATCATTCCGGAAACAACCATGAGAAGACAAAGAAGGATTGCAAACCGTTTCATTTATTGCTCCTTTCTCACATTAATTGCATTAGTCAATTAAAATTATACGTACCCATACATTTTTGTCAACGATTTTTCTTTTTTTCTCTCTTTTTCGAAACAAACCTCCATCCTTTCCCTACTCCTTAATCTCAAAATCAGGTTCGAGACCATTCACGGTAATAACGACTTTCTCCAATCCGGGAAAGTTTACAGATAGATTGTCGACCACCATGTTCTTAATCTCAACCGGGGTAAAGGGATGATTATCAAGATTGAAGACCATTTCCCTGGAAAAATCAATATAAAGCACATCTTCAACCAGTTTTATCTGGTTCATGCGGGTTCCCCGGGGAAAAATCCCCTGCAGTCTCAAGCCCGCCGGACCCAGCATAAGCTCTTTGATGTAGGCAGTTATGTTCCGCTCCCGGTTCTTTGAGAAGGGTACTGACCGGATCTCTCCGGATAAAGACCCGGTCTCTTCACTGAAAAAGAGGAATTTCCGCTGCATCTGCTTATACGGTTCCAGTATGTAGAGAACCAGGGAGAATACCAGCAGGATCACCAGTACTATGCCAATGATCAGGGTCATGGTGTCCGGCTTTTTTGATATAGTCACAGACCTGTCCTTATGGTATACCAGATTGTTAATCGCTTTTCTCAAAATTCCGTATATAAGCGACCAGCCCATTATAGATGCCCGAGGATATCTTCTTCAAGTGCGTTTGTTCATTCAGCAGCTGCGCTTCTTCGGGGTTGGTTACAAAACCGATCTCCACCAGGACCGAGGGCATCTTGGCATTGCGTACAACAAACCAGGACTCTTCCTTGAGCCCCCTGTTGCCGCTGACCGTACCAATGGACGATTCCATGCCGTCAAGGATCTCCTTTGCCAGCAGAATACTCTCCACAGTAAACTCCTCTTCGAGGATGGAGTTCAAAATAGGTGCTATGGTCTTCTGTTCCTGGTCCAGTTCCTCGGGATTAAGGATTTCCCGCCGGTATTCAGGCGGCAGGTACCAGACCTCGAAGCCCGACGCCTTGCGGTTCAGGGAGGCGTTGGCATGGATGGACATAAAGATCATTGCCTCCTGCTCACCAAGTTCCACTGCGTTGGCCAGGGCCGTCCGCTCTTCCAGAGCAAGATATCGGTCGTCCCTGCGTGTCATAATGATATTCTTGTCAGGAAAAGTTTCCTTCAGCTGATCCACCACCATTTGTGAAATCTGCAGAACCAGGTGTTTCTCTTCCAGTGAGAGTCGTTTTCCATCGATCGAATGGGTCCCGATGGTCCCCGGGTCTTTCCCGCCGTGCCCCGGATCAATGATGATTGTTGATATCAGAAAGGAGTCCTGGGGCTGATCCAGAGCAAAAAGGGATATAAAAGATTTGGCGGCTTCATCGCTGACGACTACACTTCCGTCTTCCCGGCGCCGAGGGGCCTCGATATCTGTTACCTCGCTGAAATCCTTCAGAAAAAAGGGAATTCCTACCTGAAAAGTAACGCTTCGTCGGCCCCGGTTAACGATTCCCCGCTCCAGAACCGGATCCCATAAAAGCTCTCCACCAACCCGCTGTATAAGACTCGTAATATTTGTCTCTGCAAAGGATGCATCAGAAATAAGCAGCAGCCCCAAAAAAGTAAGTATTAAAACTTTAACCGGCCTTACCATCCTGCGAAAAACTCCTCGATTTCGCTGTCACTGTTTTCCTGCAGCATACGGTTCAGTGTATCAAGATACCAGAGCCCTCCCTGATATCCTCCACGCAAAAGAACCTGCCAGAACTGTTTTCCTACACTGCCTTGTCCGTCGACTATTTGTATACCGACCCCGGCAAACAGATCCAGTGTCTGAGAAAAACTGCGTCCCAGCCAATCCCGGTCCGGCTCTCTTTCCGGAAACGGAGGCAGGGGAACTGTAAGCCCCTCTTCGCGCAGGACATCCGGCCCGGCATAGGGAATAAGTCCCTGAAGCCAGGCAATATTCTCAGGATCCTGCAGAATATAGGCATCCGGCACCCAGGAGTGGCTGCGTCGGCGCAGAAAATCAAGGGGCTGCCTGCCTCCCGGCTTAAGCCGCAGAATTACCGACCGGCACAGCTCTTCCGCCCTGTCGCAGGCGTCTTCCCGTCTTTCCGCGGAGCATATAATGTTGCCGCACTTCTCCACATTGTTGATGGGAAAGGTGACCTTTTTACCCACGGCGGTCAGCAGAAACGCGGCATCCCCCATATTTTCGCTGAACCCATGTATCGCTTGCATGGTGCCGGGGATTGAGAAAATCGCCCGCTCCGCCGCGGTATACGCCTTTTTCGGACGTAAATCCCCCGGCGGTTCCCCTACGCTAATCCGTAAAGCACCGGCGGTAACCTCTACCCCGGAAGAAAGAGGATAGGTCCATCCCGACATATAGCCACCGGAAAGACGGGCAGCGACCTCCCCTGCAACAGGACCAGTACTGCCCAGCTTTATATCCCCCTTGGCAGCCCCGTTATCGATGCCCAGGGCCAGGGCGGCTTTTTTAAAGGTTTCGATGATCCTTTCCAGATCGGAGGCAGGAAAATTCGAGGGCATGGTATGGCCAATCTCTATAAAATAGGGAGAAAAGCGGATATGCCGGTCTGCAATCCCGCAGAGGGTAAAGTCACCCCGGTACATCAGGGCATCCAGAGAGAACTCCGGCCCTTCGATGTACCGCTCAATAATGACCCGGCCTGAGGCTGAACTGGCAAAGGCGGCCCCGACCGCCTCATGGCATTCATCCATGGAGTCGATTCTGCGAATACCCCGGGCGCCCATATTGTCTACCGGCTTTACGACCGCAGGAAAACCGAACATTTCAACCTGTTCATGCCATTCATGAGGATTCTGCAGAAGGGTAAAATCAGGAGAAGGCACACCGGCCTCTTTAAAGGTACTGCGCATCAGGAACTTATCACTGGCCCTAAGGGCACTTTGATAGGGAATACCCGGTAAATCAGCTTTTTCCGCGGCATACGCGACAGCGGCGGAAAAATCAGTCCCGGTTGTAAATACTCCGTCCAGACCTTTCTTTACGCGCCACTCCACGACAGAAGCGGCAATACCCTCCCTGTCCCTCAGATCGATATGCTCAAAGTAGTGAACGTCCTTTCGTCCGGGGGCTGCAGGGTTTCCATCGGCGCAGACTACCTCCCAGCCAAAACCTTTGGCTATACGAATTGCAGGAAGCTGCATGGTACCGGCACCCAGAATATAGATACGCCTTGTTCCTGTCACACACAAGCTCCCATTATAAAGGTTTTCCCGGCTTTTCAGATTCCAGACGGCGGGCATAGATTTCGAAGGTGTCTCCAAGAAGCAGCCACGAAGCGAT from Marispirochaeta sp. carries:
- a CDS encoding CheR family methyltransferase — its product is METLQEQQKGTEKRAAAEQIDFKMVTFSLAGKEYGIDIMKVKEISKADRFTYVPNTAPYVRGVYNLRGDIISIIDLRVMFHLPASSKADGLMEDMIILRLENYFIGVIVDNIDKVVGITSSSIQPPHPLFGDINIKFIKGIVENEKKLYIILDVEKILGDAEEDDDESRVEVMGIPMASDPDESTQPVSSALSEGADLGLDFLQDTLKTFSRFTVSSVNREWVRERYAEWKSRHGGSDEKAQLKSPEDAKGFLEDFFSPYTGRLWNKDYADALVALLPENRKGNLTAWNPGCGKGYETYSLAAALKARNPAAVIKIWANDSDLLSISTAPNLVFSDNEIPEYLDSFMQQTKNGKQFSDEIKKQILFEYHDVLHSNPFPEVDLILARDLISFMSKNDQNRLMNEFSDKLKPGGLLFLGANERIDDPDWELVEASGLVAYRKKNG
- a CDS encoding chemotaxis protein CheA, with amino-acid sequence MSDYLDPNNEELLKDFFMEANMQVEVLEQNILVLENDPTNKDAVDEIFRAAHTLKGGAATVQMNDLASFTHLVEDLLDEIRNGSVQVSEDLIDVLLSSIDIIKGILDARSGGEEYNGDTEETRRRLKSFSTQESPAPAAEPEMKKPAGAASVASVFREAEGGSELSEYEILELQDAVRPGEKVYEVAVYFDEENPMNTVGGIQLYAAIKAAGTVLKTVPDFEELYEDQFHPRVIYYVATEETPESLQVRVDIPDVVKEVSLSELSTGAAKDKPKAKAKPKKQSAPSAAAAQPSAPNKTAEKEPESLSGDLAGTAEPQAARKGKKLGSVLRVDSARIDNLLNLVSEAVINKATFNQITTQFTETQEELSAAENLFRERMREILDLVPNLAEELNNGVTEKDIRNQLNDRFADMANLFETFEDKLKAAVNKFRGTSQNLGRLTGDLHERVLQIRMVPISQIFSRFPRLVRDISKSLNKRIQLVIEGEDTELDKSVIEDLLDPLIHCVRNSVDHGIESIDDRKAAGKEEEGHILLSAKNEGNMIVIEIHDDGKGIDVESVRSKAIERGIIHPSKNLSDIEAYNLIFEPGFSTAKSVTNISGRGVGLDVVRKQIEKLNGNVSVWSEKGMGTKFTIKLPLTLAIIQGLLVQVGEEIYAIPITSVIDSHRIKPDEIKMIDNYEVFNVREDVISLLRLNRLFKIQTSEQRDYQFVVIVGSGDKKMGLMVDTLIGEEDVVIKPLRDSYTNAPGIAGATILGDGTVSLIIDVSQLLELGFRQEMADRQKREATIG
- a CDS encoding flagellar filament outer layer protein FlaA, which codes for MKRFAILLCLLMVVSGMMISAEENVLIDFTSLTADTETGENEVTMVDFSDKAGTSFSDEEKERMKTSLAITNWDVQLSSSSRTVANQRYSMTREAPVKDTARRYAGETIMGIRVHFPLESYNSYAVVKPPFEIPAYYTPEEPDKFDGYGVLKNVGVIKSISMNVLGKNYPHRIGLILKDQNNMEQTIIMNNLEFDGWKTLTWQNPNYIEEVRNREIIKFPLYPKTAPNFKLIGILVFRDAMHEGGDFVTYVKDVSMVYDLAVLSLESDVNDEEIWGILEQREEARRTAEFERLGNIQVLRYLEAQKMHQEPAETE
- a CDS encoding GerMN domain-containing protein; protein product: MTISKKPDTMTLIIGIVLVILLVFSLVLYILEPYKQMQRKFLFFSEETGSLSGEIRSVPFSKNRERNITAYIKELMLGPAGLRLQGIFPRGTRMNQIKLVEDVLYIDFSREMVFNLDNHPFTPVEIKNMVVDNLSVNFPGLEKVVITVNGLEPDFEIKE
- a CDS encoding N-acetylmuramoyl-L-alanine amidase is translated as MVRPVKVLILTFLGLLLISDASFAETNITSLIQRVGGELLWDPVLERGIVNRGRRSVTFQVGIPFFLKDFSEVTDIEAPRRREDGSVVVSDEAAKSFISLFALDQPQDSFLISTIIIDPGHGGKDPGTIGTHSIDGKRLSLEEKHLVLQISQMVVDQLKETFPDKNIIMTRRDDRYLALEERTALANAVELGEQEAMIFMSIHANASLNRKASGFEVWYLPPEYRREILNPEELDQEQKTIAPILNSILEEEFTVESILLAKEILDGMESSIGTVSGNRGLKEESWFVVRNAKMPSVLVEIGFVTNPEEAQLLNEQTHLKKISSGIYNGLVAYIRNFEKSD
- a CDS encoding ATP-grasp domain-containing protein, whose protein sequence is MTGTRRIYILGAGTMQLPAIRIAKGFGWEVVCADGNPAAPGRKDVHYFEHIDLRDREGIAASVVEWRVKKGLDGVFTTGTDFSAAVAYAAEKADLPGIPYQSALRASDKFLMRSTFKEAGVPSPDFTLLQNPHEWHEQVEMFGFPAVVKPVDNMGARGIRRIDSMDECHEAVGAAFASSASGRVIIERYIEGPEFSLDALMYRGDFTLCGIADRHIRFSPYFIEIGHTMPSNFPASDLERIIETFKKAALALGIDNGAAKGDIKLGSTGPVAGEVAARLSGGYMSGWTYPLSSGVEVTAGALRISVGEPPGDLRPKKAYTAAERAIFSIPGTMQAIHGFSENMGDAAFLLTAVGKKVTFPINNVEKCGNIICSAERREDACDRAEELCRSVILRLKPGGRQPLDFLRRRSHSWVPDAYILQDPENIAWLQGLIPYAGPDVLREEGLTVPLPPFPEREPDRDWLGRSFSQTLDLFAGVGIQIVDGQGSVGKQFWQVLLRGGYQGGLWYLDTLNRMLQENSDSEIEEFFAGW